The Drosophila innubila isolate TH190305 chromosome 2R unlocalized genomic scaffold, UK_Dinn_1.0 1_C_2R, whole genome shotgun sequence DNA window TAAGCCCGCTGGCTGACCAAACGCTGACCTCGATTTTGAAGCACTTGCAGGCCAAATTTTGCAAAACGCCTTCTTATCCCACtatgaaattatcttaagtaTATTGAGCAcaagtttcaaggtcgtaGCTTAagccgtttggcctgtacaatgcttAGTCAGTTGAACAAACTGctttatatatacagattCTAGCAACTTATTAGCAAATGTGACGTTTTTATCTCTCATTGTTCGTTACTCGTTGCTAAATGAGACCCAGATGCACAAACTTAACATATATTATAGGTTTGGAGAGTTCttctgttgtttgttgcataTAACCTGTAACCTATAACGCTGTAAGCGAAGTACAagtttagaaataaataagcaatGTCAAATTAAAGTACCGATTTCATTTGTCTCTTATTGAAGATCTTACATgcattataacaataaaatcgGTACATGCTTATCAAACTGAAATGCTTAATTAGCTAAACTTTTACAAATCTAGTGCTGAGCTCTGTTTAGGATCTCTGGTGCTTTCTCGATAAGAGCTGCGAATTTGACGTTGTCTGCTTCGCGTTTTTTTGGCTTTATCACAACCATTGTGATATTTAGATGTTCATCAACGCACATCATACCACCGGCATTGTCATATTCGCCACAGTAGTTGACCGCCGAGAAGATGGTGATGAGCTGGCGCTTGGCAAAGAATTCGTAACCATCCTCGACTACCTGATGAGCCCGACAGACCAAATCGAAATTGAAGCGGGCCAGGAACTGTAGAACGATGTCCGCCCCAAAGGTGAAGCTGACACCTCGCGAGTTCTTGGCCCAGCCCGCGATAACTGGATCGGGATCAGACCAGAGCAGATCACAGAGTAATCCATTTGTCTTGACCTCACATGGTCGCGGCAGGTTGAGTATGTCGTCCATTTCATGCAGCAACGGACTCAGACCGCCGTGACAACAAAAGATCCGATCGGAAATGATCGCAGCAACAGGCATACAATTGTAGGTATCCACAAAGCATCTCCACAGACGCACAGTGAAGCGTCGCTTGCACTCATCGTAGAAGCCATATACCTGATTAATGCTGGACGACTCGTGATTGCCGCGTAGCAGGAATACCGAATAGGGGAACTTGACTTTGAAGGCTAGCAATAGTGTCAGCGTTTCAACGGAATACTTTCCACGATCGACGTAATCGCCCAGAAAGAGATAGTTGGTCTTCGGCGGATAGCCCGCAGACTCGAAGTATCGCAGCATATCCGAGAACTGACCATGTATGTCGCCCAGGACATTCATCGGCGCATGTATCCTTAGTAGCATGGGTTCGTCTATCAAAACACCACGTGCCGATTGCAGAAGCTTTACGATATCCATCTCGGGTAGATGAATACGCTTGTCTGTCTTCCATTTAAGTAGCGACGCGATTAGATCATCCAGATGTTTTGGCAGCATTTgatttccaaaataaaaaacaaaagaaaataaaatagtttataaGCAGACAtgcttttaaataagcactaaATGACAAGTAAGTAATATAGACTGTGAATGCCATCTGTACAATACCAATAGGATATGTTTGAAATCTACATGCTGGATATACCCTGTATACTCATTTTACAAGACTTCTACTTATAGTGCTAAAAACACTcttttttttacgttttattaatattatgagcatgctacttaaagcatttttagtGCAATTTCAAGAACTAACAGAACAGgtaagttacagatttttaacatgccagggttcgaacccagtgATAGGTCGGCTAAGCCACGGGCCAGCATTGACACCTTTTgagttcaaagttttcgaggtggttttcatttaatttgagaCACTGTAATGTCCGTTTGGATCCGTACAACCAACGCGACCGACTGTCACTTCAATTTGTGCAAAGATCCCAACACATGTGTCGGCATCATGGCAGTCAGTGCAACAACATCCTCCTCCCGCTTCTCCTTCGTGGCGTCGTTGTCATCGGTAAAACCGGAGCAGCCGTGGCCGAAGCCATGTCAGTTTATCGTCAGAGGTGCGTACGTGCCTTTGTCGTTTATTAGTTTGTGTTGGACACGGTTGGTCTccaaaggaaattaaaataattcaagcattaaattcaatttctttttcgCAGCTGCAAAAAGTTGACTTCATGTGAGAAACgaaaagttatttatattaaaaactcatATTACTTACAAGCATAATccattttaagtaaattacaTTTAGTCCAACGATCCGaatataagatttttaaagtgaaaatttgtCCTCTGATCTAAAaacagttaaataaatattctgtgACTAAGGATAAATGAAGTTATTTTAACTgcaatcaaaataaagaacTCAACccgattatttttaaaaataatatattactAGCGTCATATTTATCAATTCAATTGTTCACATCTTCGTCAAGCGAATTGCAATCAAATGATTTgactatttaattattcagaGTCATGCattgaataaagaaaatgcaGAAATGGTGCATGAATATGCAATGAGTGAATTAATATTTCCCGGCCATTATGTAACTGTTGTATTcgtatatttacattttcaccTATTCCGTTTGAAAGTATATCATAGCCAATAGAACTCAAATCCAATCCAATCAATTTTGGCcagttaaacaaatttaatccTTCGAGCAAGCATATAAAAAAGCCAGCTGGTACAAAACTAAATCCGGACAATTGAATTTGCTGCGGTGATGTTCGCTGTTCAGACGACCAACTGCAAATTTGCgatacaaaaacaatatagTCTACACACATATATGAATGACATACATACTCACACGTATGTGCAGAAGAATATCTATTTTTTCAGCATTGCTCAGTGTGtggtattatttaaattgaatttgcaaattaaatttattgtgttACAGCACACagaaatttatattctatGTGCGATTATtgtttcactttttatttttttagtcttCGGGCACTTTTTTACTGTAAGCTTCACTGGGCTTAtacgatatttatttatggccaACAACTTGTTTGTTGTGCCTGCTGCGTTCTGCATGGGAACTATGTCGCGGGTCTCTGGGATTTGAAAGGTATAAgggtatattttattgtattcgcTGCGCTTCAATAGAAACAATTGAGCAATTGATTTGCatgcataaaatttgtaacTGGGATTTGCGTTGAATGATTTATGGATAAGCGCATTGTATATTTCTCGGCATTTTCAAATCGTTCAGCTATTCTCAAATCTTTTAAAAGATGTACGTTTTTTAGGATCACAAAGGCAAACCGACACAAATATCAGGTTCATTTTCctgttcttaatttttttgttaacgaaaattcaaagttgtaatacttttgtcaaaaaataaaacaaactcctaactttattattataattataatctgCGGCTaagttcaaaatatattaaataattttgtgatTTAAAAGAGTTGCAAAGTTGCCAAAAATACATGCTCTAATAACAGttacaacatatttttatcCAACAGCAATGCGATTATTCAGTCGTTTCCTtagatttaacatttttatgcatttaactgCATATCCGACGAATATCACGCATACGCACTGTCGTGCCTTGTATGCAATTTACATTTACTTGGCAAACCGTTAACAAATTTGGCGCAGCGTCTAGTTGGCACCATTTGGTCAGCCAAACAAAGAAGaatcataaaaaaaggaaatactagtagatatacaaataaattaaaaatcatataaaaacgGTCAACGCAATGCGGATCGAGTTTTGTTGGCGCCAGGGTTGCCGTCTATGTGACGCCTATGGGGCAACAACCCTGGCGCTTCATATTTACCATTAAATTCACTCGTGACTTTAGCGTGTTgcacaaataaatagaaatggcGCTACggcaaataaatgtaaataggAAGTGAAATACATGACTGCAAAAAgagtaaaagaagaaaattgtGCAACGTTGGCGAAAATTGTGCATGTTGCCCGGAAAAAGTGTTTCAATGGTCAGCAGAAATATAACACAgtcaagaaatataaataatggcCAAGTGTTAGAAGGTCGAAATATGTGTTAGCAGTCGCTTTAAAGAGTTGTTCTTGGTCAAATGCTGACAGCTGACTTGGGGCAGCATTAATCGGATATCAAGAAGGGGGAGAAACATCGAACAGGAGTTGAGGGGAAATGAGGAGTTGCTCCTAATTTGAATTCATAAGCCCTTCAAAGATTTTCCCATTTCCAATCACATTCATAATGAGCTGCTCCGCAGTTGAGTCACGTAAAGTGTGTATCCAGCTTCAGGTTGCATTCCAGTCTGCAGACAGCTTGCAACAGAGTAGCTGTAAGTGTCACCTGCTAACTGCTGCACGTAAAGGAGACATAACTatttaaatgtgaatattAACCTGGTACCTTAACTGCCTTCATTCACTTCTGCATGGAATGAATTCAGATGGCCGCTTAATTATCCCGCACGTAGCACTTGACCAGCTGGCGgtgcaaatatttggcatGTGACGCCTGTTAGGGTCGAAAACTGGAATTGAAACTGGCCCAGGTAATTAGCATTAAAGTGCAGTGCATAcatagtaaattaattaaatgcaaaacacGCACGTTTCGGTCAGTAAAATGCAGTTGGCATCTCCAAAAAGGCACCGAGACCTAAGCCCATAATTTATGGCCCAAAATGATAAAGTAAATGGAGCTGCGATTACATGAGTCCATCTAACGTAATGTTCCCCACATTTCGGTGATAATGGTCAACGAAAATTAGTGTAAATGCCTAAAGCTAGACAACAACTAAGCGACTAAGACGACGATTTATTGGGTTAAGTATGAGTAAATAACGGTCTGTTTCAAAGTACAAACAACCCTTAAGTCAGTCGGTCAGTTGGTCAGCTGGTCAGCTGGTGGGAGAGCCATCCCCATTGGACAAGTTAAGAGTAAACGATGCTGACACAGACAGCACTTGGACATCGACTGGTGCCAATTTTCTGTTGATTACACGacaacgttgtcgttgtctgcACTTGCCACCCTTTGTTGCCtggtggtggtgttgctgCCAAGTGGGTGGAGTACTCTGACAAGGGTCAAGCGAAAGTTTTACGAGCTCTCAGCTGCATTTAAACTAAAGCTATTTAATgtgttgtttgtatttgtatttgttgttgctgttgtttattttaagtttaattcgTTTGCCTGCTAAAAGGAAATTGGTTTAGGTGGATTGGAAGAGCAGGAGGAAAGAGGAAACTAACGCTGATAAAAGGCAGCCAGAGATTTATCTAGTGAAAGTTTCTCACCTGGTGAAAGTTGTGGCTCCTTGTACTGCCACTGACAGCTTCGATTTGGGACTAGAATGGATGgagaaataaatgtttttattttgtattggATAATGGCTAAGCTGGGTTGCCAGTAAAGTATTGTGGTCttgtctttaaatttataataaccAAAGcagagaaatatttataaaattctcaATTTGTATTGCATACTAAAATCTAACTTAAATTTGGCAGCATTTAAGcgaaaattcatttcaatctGTGCACAGATAAAAACCATATTATAAATCTTCAACTATCTGACAGTGTCGgcatgttgtgtgtgtgtgtgtgtgtcacttCGCTACTGTTGCCACGATGTGGCAGCTTTGCCACTGCCAAAATCATACATAAATTTTGCTACATTCGTCAGCGAGGCAACAGAAATATCATGCCCCAAAGGGAGACATGGATGAGGAGAGGAAGTCAGACTCTTTCCCCCAAAAATTGTGTCCAGTTGCAACGATAACAAATGCCGCAACTGATGTGAGCATGAATGCTGCACGGCAGTTGCATAGTTGCATAGTTGCAcagtttttggttttgcagTTTGCATATTGCCGCGAAATTTTCAACGCACTCGTTTTGGGCACTGTCAGACATGGCTAGGAATTTGAAAGTGATGTCTGCCAGACCGaaattgtcaaaacaattaatcaTTGATGAAGAAAATGTACATGCAACAGTCAGCatgcaaccgcaacaacaacaacagcaacaacaacaacatctgcctggctgcattttgcattatttGCGTCAAATGTCATTAGTCTCAACTCGAATTTGTTTGCAGACAGTTTGTCCATTTGCCACTAACTAGTCAACTGAGCAGCTGTAATGCATTTtccattatcaaaatattccacatgattatattttaactagtttaattCGAGTTAActagaaaattgcaaatgcaaattgacgCCTCAAGAGAAATAACATAATCAATTTCGAATACCATTTCTGGTCTTGGCCAAACAATTCGACTATTTCAGCTGGCCAATAACTTGATTTGTCAACTGCAAAGACATAATTTATAAGTAGcattcatttatataattgcCCTCATTAAGCAgccaatttaatatgttttatttaaacatgaaAGCAATAATTTCCATTAAATTAGGTCAGTTTCAAATTTGCATAAGAAAATTGATAGgtatttaatcatttaattatgtCTAACATTTATTAAGTTATCTTTAAGAGGAAGTAtagaaaataagtaaagaTGCTACAGTCTTAGTtgcagaatatttttaaaataaatttgtttttaattagacTATTAACTATTAATTGAGCATAGTAGCTTACTAGTTAACTCTATACTATATTTACacagtttaaataaaactattccTTAGCTCTTCGAATTCAAGATTACTCTGTGTACATATTTTGTTAGGAAACATGCCAAAATACGTAAAACAATCTTCTGATTgtgaaatatacatattttagcaCTAATTTTATGtctatttaattactttaactGCTCTATCTGACTGAGAATGTAACTTTGCCAATACTCGGAactgtcaaataaaaaatagaaagaaaagaaCGGCGCCTCAAAGCTCGTTCAGTCCAATCAAATGCTGTTCCAATTAGCCACGCGACTTTAGAGCCGGTTGACAGTCGATTTGAAGACCAGAGAATTCGAGGCACTGTTACACGCTAAGCCACTTTAAGCGCTTGTTGACAgccataaaaatcgaaatccCCGGTAAAAAAAGACCAAacaatttgaacaaaaaagCAGAACGCTTGAGAAGcgttataaatatagaaagagagagtgagagcttGAGAGACAGGGAAAGAGAGAAGAAGGTGAGCAGAAAAATTATGGACCACATAAGGTTGAATATTTCTTCGCTTCGTTTCAGTTTTTTGCACTCGTCGCTGCCCATCGATTGTCACGAATAGAAGGCGAAAACAGAGCATAAAAATCGAAACGAATTCAATATTGTCGACAGGTGATTGGAATTTCTTTGCTATTTGTTTGTCAAGCCGTTCCCTTGTTCCCATCAATGGGGCATTTTATATCCCATAAAGACTCATTAAATCTATGGACATGGTGTCGatatcaaaaacaacaaactgacCTGTTATTAGACAATAAAAAGTGCCATAAA harbors:
- the LOC117784672 gene encoding serine/threonine-protein phosphatase PP1-like, whose translation is MLPKHLDDLIASLLKWKTDKRIHLPEMDIVKLLQSARGVLIDEPMLLRIHAPMNVLGDIHGQFSDMLRYFESAGYPPKTNYLFLGDYVDRGKYSVETLTLLLAFKVKFPYSVFLLRGNHESSSINQVYGFYDECKRRFTVRLWRCFVDTYNCMPVAAIISDRIFCCHGGLSPLLHEMDDILNLPRPCEVKTNGLLCDLLWSDPDPVIAGWAKNSRGVSFTFGADIVLQFLARFNFDLVCRAHQVVEDGYEFFAKRQLITIFSAVNYCGEYDNAGGMMCVDEHLNITMVVIKPKKREADNVKFAALIEKAPEILNRAQH